The genomic segment CCTGGCCTCTGTGCCTCTGCCATTGCCGGCTCCCTACCTGTCTGGAGATAATGCAGGTTCCCATACAGGGGGACCTCTTCCACAGACCCTCCAGAGCTGCAACAGAGTTTAGGGGATGAGTGGGGACTTCTTGGTAAGGGGGAACTCTCAATCAACCCATCCTTGTTGTCCTCACTCACCGTCCCTGCCCCAGatggcccctgccccagccactgaTCCATTGGGACAAGTGTGCAGCCAGTGAGATGAGAAGCAGCAGCGTCACAGCCCCTAGGAGGGCCCACAGTCCCCAGGCCTTGTCTATGGAGGGGATTCCTGTGGATATGAGAGGATGGGGGATGTTACTGCCCAGCCCAACCCCAGGTCCCAGCAAGTGGGACGTGGGGCCACTTGACCCCTCCCCTGGgagcccctgccccgcccagctCACCCAGCCATGGTAGATCCGTGCAGTTGCAACCTCCGCTCATGACTGCTGATGTGAGAGCCAAGTCCACGACCACTGCCCAGAGCCAAGGGTAGGTCCCGTTCATGGCCTGACAACTGCCAcagcccccctcacccccaccctgccctgggcttGGCCCCCACAGCTCGGCATCCCCAATACTGGTAGTGGCAAAGTCACTGGTTTccggggaggaagggggagggcagggatgaGCAAAAGAACAAAGACCCCGCCCTGTGCCTGCACCTGCGCCACTCCTGCAGCTCCCGagctcccccaacccccatggTCCTGTGCCCCCGTCAAGAAGAAAAGCAGGCCTGAGCGTGCCACGTGCGGGTGAGCCCCTGAAGATTCTGAGGGGGCAGAAGTGGCCTGAGGCAGGACCAACAAGGACAGGAGCACACCTTCTACCCCAGGATGCCCCCTTCCTCCCCAACTCTGAGTTCCATGGGGGAGAATGTATTCTGTAAAGAGCATGTTATTAAGTGGAAAGGCGTGGGGGTGCGCCCCTCCAGGTACCTGCAATCCCATCACACCCAAAGGCTGATCTGAGAGCAGGTGTTTATATGGGCCTTGTCATTGTTATTAATACTATCACTAGTATTACAGTTTGGGGCATAGAGAAAGCTagattccccacccccaacccactgCAACCAAATTGTCCCTAAGAACTGTCACTCTCAATAGTTAATTGCATTAAAGAAATCTCTACCCGAGGACTATCCTGGGAAACTGAGCCCTGTCTTTGCACTTGTTCACTTCAAGGAGTGGAGTTCCTGTTGTGCCCAGGGATAGCCCAACCACGTGGGAGGCTATTGGTTTGGGAAGAGGAGTTTTAAGTTCCAAATATAAACCCTAGACCACAAGTCAGAGATGTGTTTTGTCTGGtccatacaatttttaaaatttcagtttgttGCAGTGGCTGACAATGTGGGTGGCAGGAGAAGTCCTGCCTTTTGGGTTGCAGGCAATAAGGGGGTACATTGGCcatagggaatttaaaaattaaataaaatagactaaaaaTCAGTTCCCTTTTTAGTATCATCATTTATTATtcacaattcttaaaaaaaatgtcagtgataggccaggtgcagtggctcatgcctgtaatcccagcactttgggaggctgaggcaggagggtcacttgaggcctagagttcaagaccagcctggggcaaAATATCAAGATCCTCATtcctacataaataaataaataatcttttaatcGACTATAAGTAAGGATTGACAAGTCTGGTTATATTTTCTATTGAATCTGCAAAGATTACTTTTGGCAAATTTGCAGAAggatcaaaaaagaaattgtaatgCTGGTCATTACTCAGACTGATCAATATGTAGGTATAAGTTTTTTACCCCTTTCctcaaaaaatacaataatgtaaTTAGGAAGTATTAACCTattaccttttcctttcttgttctgtaatgtttaatttaaaatgtttagctatatatatgtatatattatatacatacacgCATAacgacatttcagtcaacaatggaccacatatatgatggtgatcccataagattataacatcttatttttactgtgccttttctatatttagatacacaaatacttatcatggtgttacagttgcctacactATTccatacagtaacatgctgtacaggtttgtagcccaggagcaataggctatgccatATGGCTTAGGTgggtagtaggctataccatcttgGTTTGTAAAagcacactctatgatgtttgcacacaACAGTATCATCTAATGTCACATTGCTCAGTAGGCATCGCTATCATTAAGTGCTGCATGACAGTATTTTTATGCCAGCAGAATTATATCTACAaagttcaataaaagaaaatatttgctgtctgaatttcttttctaacccttattattcatttcatttcgtaattattactaaaaataatttcatcatatagagaattttaaaaaatgatccacTTGGTGTCAAATATGCTAAGTATGCCACTGATTCCTTATCAACACTTAAAAATTGAGAGatttccaattttaatttttttttttttgagaccgagtcttactctgttgccctgggtagagtgcagtagcatcagcctagctggcagcaaccctgaactcctgagctcaagcaatcctcccgcctgggcctcccacagtgctaggattacaggcctgaactATTGCATCCGGCCAAGAGATTTCCAATTTTCAAAATCTTGATTTGTccgctgggtgcagtggctcacgcctgtaatcctggcactctgggaggccaaggcgggaggatcgctcaagctcaggagttcgagaccagcctgagcaagagtgagaccctgtccctaacaaaaagaaaatagccaggcatcatggcgtGCACCTgtctcccagctactctggaggctgaggcagtaggatcccttgagcccaggagttggaggttgctgtgagctacaatgatgtcaCTGCTCTCTACTCAGAGCAACAAAGTGAAGACTCTGTCTcgacaacaaaaaaaaaggaagctgaaCAACCCCCCTCCTTTCAACACCcactttcatatttaaaaaaaaaatcctgatttgttgattgttttgaaagaagaaaaaaatcagatctaGCTGTAGTGCCCGAGTTTCCTAAAGGCAACAATCAGTAGGGACCACTTATCCTATTATACCTGGCCTGACCCTCTTATTTACATCGACTATGCCAACTGCCTTAGATTGAGGGTTTGAATTACCCTGATCTGCATATGCAGGCTGCCTCACTGTGACAACTCCCTCGAGTGTAGGCGTCtcgctgccctgccctccccccttGCTTTCTGGAAAAACAGGAAGACACACCAAtatttcattcatgtatttaacACTCATGTACCGATTGCCTGTTTATGTGCCAAGCTCTGCAGATAGCAATGTGAATGCAACAGGGTTTCTTTCCTCATAGAGTTCTTGGTCTAGTTGGGAAGATGATCCTGCCTATCCCAGACGATGAAAAGGCAATGTGGGACAGAGGGGAATACCTGTCGGCCTGGAGAGGTCGTGGAAGGTAAGGAGCGGGAAAAGCTGGTGAAGTAGATGGTCTTGAGAGGCAGAAAAGGGTTGGAATCTCCGCCCTGCCTCTTACCTGATTAACAGCTTACTTAACCTTCCTGAATGGTAGTTTCCTCATTCTTTGAAAGACCTTAATTATATTACCCTTTTGGGGTCGTTttgaacattcattcatttcattcaacaAGGATtcattgagtgcctgctgtgctaggctctgggagTAAAACggtgaggaaaaaaagagacgCGGGCCCTGCCCTGGTGCTACAGTCTAGCGGTgatgaagaaagtaaaatagtTGCACTAAAGAATAAATTAGAAGTTGGGTTAAGGGCTCTGACTGAAGGGAACACACGAGCTGAAGGTTACGTAGAAGTCAACCGTGCAGAAAGGGAATAGCGGCGGAACATCCCAGAGTCACCACAATTTCATCCGCCTGCCTCCCGGTAGCTGTGCAGTAGTGATTAAAATCACTACTGGGCACGGTTCCGAGCACTTTACTTAGATTATCTGATTTAATCGTCGTAACAACTCTTGAGGTACACGCACATTTATCATTATCTCCGTTCCTCAGAgtggaaactaaggcacagagagtaATTAACTTTCCCGACGTCACCTGCTCTTGAGCACAGGCGGCAGGATTACCAGCCCGGGCATAGTCCAAACCATGCTACACAATAAATGGCGGCTACTTTGGCATTTGCCAGATGAATAGGGAGGTAGAGGAGGAGGCCGTCATAGTAACAGAGGACTCCAAACGTTAGGGTCCTTGGATGTACTTACTAGGGGCACGAGAAGCTGGTCACTACTTTGAAGAGGAGGGAACTCAAGACCATGAGTAAAAGACAGCCGCGCTGAGAATGAGCCCCGTGTGGTTGGTGCGCGAAGACGCACTGCCTGCGTAACTAGTGGAGCTGACGGACGACGCCCCCCACCACCACGCCGCTCGGCGAGATTCGCTTCTTGGCGGACTTTACAGTGGGAAGCGGAGGGATGTCTACGTGCGCGTGCACGCGGCACTCTCTGCCCGAGGTCCGGGGACTTTCCCCTAGGCGGAAGAACAAGGAACTAGTCCCCCGTATGTAGCCTAGGAAACAGGCCTTCAGCACGACGTACTTCTCCATCTTGTCCCGCTACCTTTTATAGGCCTATGAGAAACTTTGTCTTATGATTACGGTGAGAAAGTTGATGCTgtggaatataaaaacaaactactTTTTGGCACAATATTCTAGGATTGTAGGCTTCTAGAGCACTGTGCCTATTGGAATACCTAAATAGATAACAAACAAATTTGGGAAAGCCAGAATGACACGGCTTTATGCAAATATTCTCCGGTCCCTCCCCCGCGTGGGCGTGACCACCTTGAGAGCCCCGGAGCAGAACCTGCTCAGCTGCGCGTGTGCGCGTGCGCGCTGGCGCTGCCAGGGCCTGCAATGTGTGGGCCGGCAATGGCGGGCGCGCTCTCGCTGTCTGGCGTGCTGGGGCTGCTACTTGTGTCTGCGCTGCCCGGGGTCCTTGGAGACCGTGCCAGCCCCGACTTCCGGGCACACCCAGGTACCAGCGAGGGCtgctggagggaggctgggacTACCTACAGGTCCCAGGCCTCAGGTTAGCTGACCCGCCTCTGCCTTCCCTCTGCAGGGAACCCAACCCAGGTCGGCTCTGGGGCCACAGAAGCCCGGCGGCGCTCGCCGCCCAAGGACCAGCGTGAGCGGGCCCGGACTGGGGCGCTGCCTTTGGGGGCGCTGTACACTGCGGCCGTCGTGGCTTTCGTGCTGTACAAGTGTTTGCAGGTGCGGgacggctgggggtgggggtgccctgGACCTGAATCTCCCGTGGGGGTACTATGGTACCAAGAACAAGACACGTTCCTTGGCTTTCCAACAGTATGGGGTAATTTTGAGGATCCTACGAGATAATGATCTGAAGGGCGCGTagtaaaattgtaaataaataatgatcCTCACACTTAATCCTCCTATAATCCAAAGAAGAGCTCTGGGTCACCCAGAGTTAGTaactggtggagctgggatttgaacccagctcgtGTCCATACTGCGATAGTGCAGTCACAACCTTGGCACAAGCGGTTGATTGCTGCAGCCACAGTGTTTCTAGAGTTCAAGATTCCAAGCGGTCTCACATTCTCCTTGGGAAGGAAGTCCTGAGGTGTGAGTTGACAGTACTTACATTTTGGTGGAATGAATTAGTTGAAATGGAAAGTAGTACCTCTCAGTGCTGTATCTTTAGCCCTGGCCCTATCACTTGCTTGCATTACAAAATAGAGGGTTGAACCAATGTGGACATGTGAAACTAGAAGAGACAGCTAATAATAATCCCAAGTAGATTCGACAGGATAGGATCATAGGACTGAATTTAATGATGAAATTTAAGAAGACTAGattaataaattctattattGGCCCAAGTACAGTACGGAAGAAACATAGCAGCTCTTATGAAAGGGACTTAGGGCATTCCAGTTGACTAAGTGTATTATGTGATGTGACAACCCACTTCCCAAATCAATGCTAGGAACAAGGTACTGTACTTTATCTGCTGATCATAACACTCCTGGAGAATTTTATTCTCCTCAGGGCACTGCTTTAAGAATACAAAATGCTCAATAAAGCATCCAGAGAAAACCATGTGAAATGAGCACTGACTGAAAAGACTGAAGATACTAAACCAGAAAAAACCTGGGAAAGAGGGTGGGGTATATAACCATTGCTTTCAAATTCCTGAGGGGCTGTCATGTTGAAGAGACATTATTTTGGAAGTCTTTAATCAGTGCTATTGAAAGAAGATACATGAAGGACAAATTATGTCTTTGTATATGAGCTAACAACCGGAGCTTTATCAAACTGGGGAGAGTTGCTCATTCCTAGAAGTGTCTAAGTAGACTGAATGACCACGTGTGGGGCATATTGACAAGTTGCTTCATGTCCTGGGTGTGGAGCTAGACTAGAAGTGATTGTGATCCTCTAAGGTAAAAACCCAGTAGCCTTCTGTACTTCAAATTATGCTCCTCTCTTCACTGGCTTTGGAGACTGAGGTGATGGAGCAGAACTTTGTTGCTGCAGTATTGCCCTTTCCTTCTTCCACAGCAGGGGAAAGATGAGGCTGCAGTTCTCCAAGAGGAGGCAGGCAAGAAGCAATCGTTGCAGTTAGGTGGGTTTAGCAGACATCTGTGTTTGGTGGGGGGAGATCAGGGGACAGCAGAAGATAAGTAACCATTGTCCCCCTTTTCTCTCTTACTTCCAGAGCAACAGCTGGCTCAGTTGACACAACAAGTGGCCCAGGCAGAGCAGCACCTGAACAATCTGATGGCCCAGCTGGACCCCCTCTTTGAGCGGTGAGGAGAGCAATGACCTGTGAATTTGTGGGGAGATTGGGGCAGGTGAGAGGAATGGGGACATAGATTGGGCAGCCCCTGAGTGGACATTTCTGCAGTGTGACTACTCTGGCTGGAGCCCATCAGGAGCTTCTTAACATGAAGCTATGGACCATCCACCAGCTGCTCCAAGATAACAAGCCAGACAATGGCATGGAGGTTCCAGAACCAGGTAAAGGATTGGGAGGTGAGTCTGGTGGAGATGGAGACAAAGTCTCTGAAACTGGAACACACCTGATCTTTCTCCTCACAGAAGCCAGCATACCTTTTCCTGAGGACTTACGTCTAGAGGACGACAAGGAGGAGCCTGTAAACTGGCACACAGAGACATGGAACTTAGCCACTTCCTGGGAGGTAGAGCAGGGGCTAAGGAGAAGGTGCAGCAGGGCTGCAGCAAAAGGCCCCAATCACAGCCCCAGCTGGGAAGGAGGGACAACAGCTGAGGGTTTAGTAAAACAAAGTCTGTTGTTGTGACTGGGTGCTTCTGTGTGCTTTTTCCATCCCAGCTGGTCGTACACACCCATACTAGGTGCCTAAGGACAATTGGGCCTTCTTGAAAAGGTTCCCTTATTAGGACAAAAAGAGGCTGCCTCCAGTGCGAGAGCAGAGAAGATAGAGGGAGCTCCAGTTCTTTTCCTGGTATTCCTGAGGCCACCAGCATGCCAGGCTTCAGGGCTTGAAAATCCCTTTTCTCATAGCAAAGCTGAGACAGAAAGAGCTTTCCAAGGGGGGGAAAAACACTTTACTAAAATccagtgaaaaaataaactgtagtaaCACAACATAAAAATAGCCAAATTTACAAAGCTGCAACCTTGATAAATAATTGGCCATAGACACAGCACCAAGTTTATCAGTCCCAGGTCCCCTTATTTGTGTCAGGGGCTGGTTCAGCGAAGGTTCAGTTGAGTCTCGATTCATAGGAGCTGGTCAAATGACCCAGAGTAGCTTGGTCCCAGGAAAACATAAAATGACCCTTGTCAAACCATGAAGGGTTCTGTGTTTTGTTTAGTACTGAAGAAGATTCCTTTGTACCCCTGGCTCTGACCTATTCCTGAAGTATCCTGAGTTCTGGAATTTGTAAGATTCCTCTAGTTCTTCTGGCTGCTGTGGAGAAAAGTCAGTCAGTCCAGGCACTGGCATGAGCGCTCTATTCAGACAAGATCACCCATGGGATTGGGGGCAGGGGTCCCAGACAGATGTAGGACATGAGATAGGATCAGAACTACTTGTGGGCCTCATCACAGTACTGTTCCTGAGGGAAGGCTAAACTTACTTGATAGCCAAAGTCAGACTGTCGTACCAGCATGACAACTCCTCTTGGTCTGTGGACATGAGCAGTAGCTTCTCATAAGGGAAGGACAGCTAAGAAGAGACCACCTCTTAGTGCATGGCTCAGAGAGGTCCAGGCAAAAGCTGAAACCCTTGCTGTTTCCATGGAGGTAATTCAGGGAGGAGATGAGAACTAAACATCATGCCCAAGCCCAAGCCCCAGTCCAAGCCCCAGCAGTCCTCTCTCAACGTAGATGGTTCTGTTCTTACAAAAAGGGACCCAGGCCAAGGAGATAAGCTGGTCCAAAAGTGTTTAAGAGATATTTTGGGCCTAGGGTTCCCACCCATTACTTACACTGAGCAGTCCACCACAAGGGCCTCCTGAGTGGCCAAATACCCTTTGGAGTTGACATTGGGCCATGGGGTAGAGGGCCCTGCAGGAAAATGTGCCACTCTGCAGCAGGTGCAATGGAGGTCGAGGCTTCGCCATGAGGAGCACatcagagaagaggaagaacatgCGTGGCCGAGGCTCCCCATGGGGAGGCACGACCAGCAGCCAGCCCTGGCGTAGGAACCAGCGCCCTGGGGGATAGGAGAGCTATTATTCTGGTGCAGCTCCAGGACCCATGGGATAGAAGGAAAGGGAGGGTGAGAAAATAGGGGGTATGTGCTGGCTCTATAGAGGAAGAGGGGCAAGAGAGGGGCAGTTGAGGATTGGGGGGCATGTACGCAGACTACCTGAGGTAAGCCCCTTTGCTTGGCGTCCACTGAGCAGAGCCTGGACACGCCGGAGGTGCTGGTCATTCTTCTGTTTCTGACCAATGCTGTGGACTCTCTGGGCAGTCTCACTTACCAGCCGGGCAGCCCCTGAAATAACATCCCCCACCTCACTACCAACACAATTTTGACTTTGGGTGACTGGTGGTAGTGAAAGACAGGCTATTCTGGAGGAGACCAGGGTCAGAGTCTAACTTCTTGAAGAAAAGGCAGGGCAACAGGGACACTATATACATGTTGATGGAAGATAGGGACATACCAGACATTGCTGGATGTCAGAATCAGAAAGGGATACAGGAGAGAAAGCCTCCTGCCTGAGCTGCAGAAGAGCAAAAACCTACGTGTGAGCTGTTTGTGGTCAGGGCTGTTGGGACCTGTGTTTTCAGCCAAAGCAACGACGAGATTCTCATACCTAGAATTGTGCAGTGGAACGTCTATTAGAGGAGGTAGAGCTGGCAAATTCCCCCATCTGATACAAAGATCACCCCCTATACAGTTGCTTCAGTTGCAAGGCCAAGAAAGATCTGCTTCTGGACATTGTATCCCCCTCTTTCATCTGGGACTCAGAGCTTGGGCTCACACCACATGGCCCTCTTGCACTCCACACTTAAGAATCAATAGCAGACTGACCATAGTTTGGGAGGCTGGCTGGGAAGGTGAAAGTCAGTCAACCCAAGGAGGATGCCACAGACAACCTGACTGTATTCTCTTAACTCAGGCTTAACCCAGAGACAGAAATTCTAAGCTTGGACAGCCCCTTATCTCAACAAACTTTTCCAGATACTCTGAGTCCCTAGTACAGGCCCCTCACTTCAACGTAGAGTTCCACAGTCCCAGCTGAGAGCCTGAGGCTACAGACCCTGGGTACTCTAGTGGGTTCACATTTACTCTTGCAAAAGATTTTTTGAAGCAGTTTGGCTCAAGGGAGAGGCAGGGGATTGGGATAGACCCCAAGGCATTCCACAAAGCTGAGGGCAGCATTCATACAGTCGAAGAGAGGTTGGTTTGAATCAAAGTGAGTTCACTCACTGCTGGAGCCGCtgaagaggcagagagagcaggtcCTGGAGCTGAAGGCCCCCAAACTCGGGGCGGCCTTCCTGAAGCCGAACGAACCTCCggaaacatttgtttttctttagctgCTCCTGGTGGGGGAAAGGGTTGGCAGCAGGGAGACAAGTCACTCCTTTTATTGCATTCATCTGTGTACACATTCCCAGCCTTCAGTAACCTGTGTGCTCCTGAGAAACCCTGTCTCCCTACAGGGAACTTAGCACAAAGCTGGGCACCCAGGGGGCTCTGTAAGTGCACGAAATCTATTAATGAAGTTTGGGTCTTCAGATGAAGAGGAAATGTAAGGGTCAAGAGAGGAAGAGGGGACAGATTTGAGGTCATCTCCAGGTTACCTTCAGGATGGTCTGGGACCTCTCTGTGTTGGCAGCAAATTGGGTGTAGAGCTCCAGGTGGCGGCAGAAGCCTTCCAGCCCTTGACCCCAGTATCCTCCCTCCAGGTAGGGAAGCAGCTCTCTGTGGGGCAAGGGCAGTAAAGGGGCAGCCCAAGAACTGCTCAAGCaccacctcatttaatcctcttatgAGTCTAGCACTACCCGGGAAGTAGTAGTgctattaccccattttacagatggagaaccGCGGCAGGTTAAGGCAGGCCGCAGGTGAGGTAATTGGCAGGCCATGAATACGAACCTGAGTCTTTCTGACTGCAAGTTCTGTGCACTGCCAGAGGCCAGGGCgcaccctccttccctctccccgcGTCTATTCCACTCACTGGCTAGCGCCGTAGATGAGCTCCCAGGACCCGAATAGGGCCTGGCGCTCTGGTGGTCGCAGGGTCCCCTTGGCTTTCAGGATCCCCAAGAAGTACTGCGGAAGGAGAGAATATTGGTATCTTACCCTGGAGGAGGCTAACGCCAGGGCGCGGCCAGAAAATGTAGAAGTCGGCTCGAGCTCCCTAAATACAGGGTGAAAGCCCAAGACCACCATACTAGGGGTCACCAACCTCGCAGAAACCCTCCCACACCTTGGGGTCCCCGCCCAATCCAGGCCCCCACCGTGGCCACCAGCCCCAGCTGTTCCTGGTAGCGCCGCTCAGTCTCCAGCAGCTCCCGGGCGGTGCAGGCGCGTTTCCGCTCCCAGCGGGCTCGCTGCTCTTGCACTGGGCACCGTGCGCGGGGTCCCGGGCTCTCCATGCCGAGCTGAGGGATCTACACTTCCGGCCGCAGCCCGCCGGAGATTCAAATTCCAACCGCTGCGGGACCGCAGTACGGAGCATGCGCGGCGGCCGGCCGGACGCCGCCGGGTTTCCTCggcctccgccccgccccgccgcaaGGGCGGCGCTGTAGGTGCGCGGGGctggccggggccgggccggggccgggccggggctggCGGCTGTGCGGCCCTCTTCTGGGTGGCACTAAGTTGGGGAAGCAGCCTGAACTTTGAGTGAGGAGACTTGGGGATGCAGATGTTAGCTGGGCCTCAGTGTCCAATCTGCAGGATTGGGAAGGGGGCGATAATTACGGAATGCATTCTGTCCTGGGCCCATGCCAGACGCCAGCGGGGGTCAGTCGTTCCCAATGCTTTCACTACTACTAGGACCCCTCACGGGTCACACGGTTTGAAATATTTTGGCCCCTGGACAAAAGTTTATAGGTTTTAAGTTACTCATTTTCACGTTTCATACAGATCCAAAACCTGACAGCCAATTAGCTTCTGTTCAGCAGGTGTCAATAACTAACGAAGTGATTTGGAATTGTGATTCTGGCCAAAGGCAAAAGCTTGGAGTTGATTAGTCTGTGCTGTCTAGCCAAAAATAAAACGTAGCATATTTTCCATACTTAGGCCTTTTGAAAAATTGGCAGTAGTCCTAGAGGGTACATTGGCAGTGCCATTTTGTTAGGAT from the Eulemur rufifrons isolate Redbay chromosome 7, OSU_ERuf_1, whole genome shotgun sequence genome contains:
- the CCDC107 gene encoding coiled-coil domain-containing protein 107 isoform X1, with product MCGPAMAGALSLSGVLGLLLVSALPGVLGDRASPDFRAHPGNPTQVGSGATEARRRSPPKDQRERARTGALPLGALYTAAVVAFVLYKCLQGKDEAAVLQEEAGKKQSLQLEQQLAQLTQQVAQAEQHLNNLMAQLDPLFERVTTLAGAHQELLNMKLWTIHQLLQDNKPDNGMEVPEPGKGLGGESGGDGDKVSETGTHLIFLLTEASIPFPEDLRLEDDKEEPVNWHTETWNLATSWEVEQGLRRRCSRAAAKGPNHSPSWEGGTTAEGLVKQSLLL
- the CCDC107 gene encoding coiled-coil domain-containing protein 107 isoform X2; protein product: MCGPAMAGALSLSGVLGLLLVSALPGVLGDRASPDFRAHPGNPTQVGSGATEARRRSPPKDQRERARTGALPLGALYTAAVVAFVLYKCLQQGKDEAAVLQEEAGKKQSLQLEQQLAQLTQQVAQAEQHLNNLMAQLDPLFERVTTLAGAHQELLNMKLWTIHQLLQDNKPDNGMEVPEPEASIPFPEDLRLEDDKEEPVNWHTETWNLATSWEVEQGLRRRCSRAAAKGPNHSPSWEGGTTAEGLVKQSLLL
- the CCDC107 gene encoding coiled-coil domain-containing protein 107 isoform X3, translated to MCGPAMAGALSLSGVLGLLLVSALPGVLGDRASPDFRAHPGNPTQVGSGATEARRRSPPKDQRERARTGALPLGALYTAAVVAFVLYKCLQGKDEAAVLQEEAGKKQSLQLEQQLAQLTQQVAQAEQHLNNLMAQLDPLFERVTTLAGAHQELLNMKLWTIHQLLQDNKPDNGMEVPEPEASIPFPEDLRLEDDKEEPVNWHTETWNLATSWEVEQGLRRRCSRAAAKGPNHSPSWEGGTTAEGLVKQSLLL
- the CCDC107 gene encoding coiled-coil domain-containing protein 107 isoform X4, which gives rise to MCGPAMAGALSLSGVLGLLLVSALPGVLGDRASPDFRAHPGNPTQVGSGATEARRRSPPKDQRERARTGALPLGALYTAAVVAFVLYKCLQGKDEAAVLQEEAGKKQSLQLEQQLAQLTQQVAQAEQHLNNLMAQLDPLFERPSGAS
- the ARHGEF39 gene encoding rho guanine nucleotide exchange factor 39 — protein: MESPGPRARCPVQEQRARWERKRACTARELLETERRYQEQLGLVATYFLGILKAKGTLRPPERQALFGSWELIYGASQELLPYLEGGYWGQGLEGFCRHLELYTQFAANTERSQTILKEQLKKNKCFRRFVRLQEGRPEFGGLQLQDLLSLPLQRLQQYENLVVALAENTGPNSPDHKQLTRAARLVSETAQRVHSIGQKQKNDQHLRRVQALLSGRQAKGLTSGRWFLRQGWLLVVPPHGEPRPRMFFLFSDVLLMAKPRPPLHLLQSGTFSCRALYPMAQCQLQRVFGHSGGPCGGLLSLSFPYEKLLLMSTDQEELSCWYDSLTLAINSQKN